AACCATTTGAACTTCACCATGTCATCGTCAATGGTGACATAAACCAAATCAACAACTTTGAATTAATACTCAGGCATCTTTTCAAACAGCTGACATTTGGAACCCACCATTATTATCATCTTCACAACACACCCATGGTGATTCTTGAACCACCGAATTTGTCTGCAGAGTCACGAGACCAACTTTTACACATGATGTTCCAAAAGCTCAAAGTTCCAAGGTAGGTATTCTTTTTAGTAGCCCCTGTTTTACATAATCATGACATTATAGCACCAAGATCATCGTACCCAGTACATGTATAAAGTCTAATGGCTCACAGCTGTTACATAGAGAGGGTAGGTCGAGTGATGTGCCTGTACTATAGGAGGTTGGAGCAAAGTGTAAAAAGTTTCTGTCTTTGCCTTGGTGATGATCTGCAAAGATTAGTGCTGTATGATAATATTAATCCTTTTCCTTCCTGACagtattacttccccatcagccaagtcagtaaaaagcggtatttaGCCAAaactatgtattttcacccacatagcatggtctgttatagcagtGTTAGTCCGTAAAAAGTAGATTTAATGTATCTATgttttcagggaccttcaaatgttcaatttttggtCAACTTGACTTGatagtgaaatatgaacttggcaggataagagTTAACATCTTCTAGAAGATTTTTTCTGCCTAATCTATAGGCAGTTCTATACAGACTGtaattaaaaattgatcaaataaACTACTTTTTGTATTAGGTAGAGTCTGATCTGTTTCCCTGATTTTTGGTCAACAGGTTCTCACTGTACAACAAAGCAATGTCCCTGGCACCGTGCCTGGGACTTGACACCTACCTTGTAGTTGACAGCGGGGCACATTCCACCGTTGTGACACCGGTCATTGACACCAAGGTGCAGAGACACGCTGTGAAGTTCAAACCCGTTGGAGGTTATCACATCTCTTACCGGCTTGCTGACTTTGTTACAGATAAAGGACTCATTGATGAGGTTAGAATGCCCATGCATATGTTGACTGTCAGTGTGTCAGCTCAAATTTTGCTGCAAACCTATAGGGCAGAGATATCCAGACTAGaattatcacaaaacatttcttGTCTACTTCATGTTTGGACTCTGTTTGAAGCTCTCAAAAGCATATGATGaaccaaaaatttaaatttcactgTAAAGTTAACACACAGAcggtgaccattttgaattgcaaatgttggtaaatgTTAAGTAAGTTTTTTCCAGTACCAATATTTGCCCagcgacccctgatttttattcctcaTTTTGCAAGAACATGGTTTCAAGTTTCCTCGAGGAAATTGGGCAAAATGTTTGAGTCTCTCAGTTTCAAGGTACATAGTACCTTTAGTACAGATGTATAAGTTGGAATGTGGAAGGAAACATTGCATTTAGAATATCTTGCTGTATGTCTAAAGTAGTTTTTGTAAGTTTATATAACATCAGTCTCCTTACTCAAAGTACTGGTAATGGCAGAAATCCTTGTTTATGTTCTGTAGAAAAACCAGTAACAGCAATGATCAGTATGTGACAGTACCTATCAAATTATCCATTTAGTGAAAAGTCATCACAGACTGGCGACCATGACCATCAGCAGTTCACCAATGCTACTGGACTCTTTCACTGTCCTCAGTTGgctgttaaagggacaaagtcgcccattttttcatggactttgtttgatacgagatactacttatattgttcgACATGTTGAAAGAGACTGATTGAATAGgtaaccatgcatatattcgatcctgattttagacaaatgaaaccagggtgaaaatgaattaatggtcatgaccattaattcattttcgcgatggtttcatgtatcgtatctaaaaccggggtcgaatatatgcatggtcacccattcattcagtatctttcaatatgtcaaacaatataagtcgtatctcgtatcaaacaaaaatcatgaaaaaatgggcgactttgtccctttaagtccTCTAACTGCCAGCTCTCCATGATAGAGCTGAATGAAGAAAGGCAGGCTGCCAGTTTGTGCAGTGCCGGCTTTGTACTTGCTATGCAAACTACAGCCTGTAGTAGCCTCACTCTGCTCTGCTTCCACTGTATTACAAATAAAAGGCGGTTGAACGGTCTATTGATGCTGTTAGCTCTTTGGTATCTATCAAAGTATTGAGTGGATCATGCTTTACAGTTTCTTTAATTAAATGTTGAAATTCTCCTGTTCTTTTCATTGTGTCTAGGTTTTGGTGGACAGTTTTGATTCCAAAGTTGTCAAAGAAGAATGTTTCCTGGCTTACAGCCCAACTACAGAGAGACAGAAACGCCATTCACCAAGGACAGTGTGCGTACAAAAAcctgggtatgtatgtatgaagcAAAAATCTTACAACCAGTCAATGGCAAATCCTTTCTGAACCCAAACTTACATGTGTGCTGTGTTATGCAAATTTACCCTTTGAACACTTGGGTAAGACAAGAAATCTTTATTGCTAAGACCCCAGATGTTATGTTTAACCGGGCATGCTGTCATTACATTGGTGATGCACGTTCTTGAAGATGGAAAAACAATGTTAAATCTGTATTTGGCCTTGCCTTAGGTTGTTGAATAGATAAACTATAACTTTAGAGGGGGATTGTAGCTGCTTCTAGATTGCCTGTATTCACAATTGGAAAATCTATTGGCAAATGAAGTCTTTTGGACCCTTAACTACGAGACTTTAGTAAATTCTAGGTGTTTCTGGTTGGACATATACAAATGAAATTGGGTGAAAGAATAAAATATGAATACCGTGCCCCAAATATGCTATTAAAGCCAGTCTCCAATCTTACTGTGTTGtgcatttctttttttaaacaGAGGGTTGAAAGCCAGGAAAGAGACACACAAAATAGATCTTGGTACCGAGCGTTTTCTAGCACCGGAGGACATGTATTTGCATCTTGGCTTGCCTAAGATGATTCAAGACGCCATCAGTGCATGCCACCAGGCTACCCACAAGTCACTGCTTTCCAGACTCATCCTCACTGGAGGAAACACCCAGCTGACTGGATTTGCAAACAGACTTTCGAAAGACTTGAAAGAGCTGATGCCGAAGTACGCGGATGTGATACACGTGGTCCATCCCAGCACCAATGCACTGTCCCGGGCTCTGAACGCGTGGACTTTACATTACAAAGCAGCTCCCCTAGCTTACTGTAAATGGATCACCAAGGAAGATTACATTTTGCACGGCTCTGATGTCCTTCAAATGAAGACCAATGGGATAGAGAAGATCGCAGACCCATGCCAACATCAAGCATAACACAGCCTCGCCTGATCAGTTTCAAAATCACGGTATCAAACAAGTCCTGGCCATATTTGTGATAGTAGCTCAAAGGCACAGGAAAGAGGCAATGTTGTTGATGCTGCTATAAGATCAGTTATTTGGTTACATATTAGAGATTTCTCCATGGCTGCATTCTCACACTTTGTTTAACCACTTGCACAATTTTCAATTCACATTTCATCAAAGCATTCTTATAACTAGTATATACACCCTGACATTGGGAGATCCATAagtattttctgattttaacTTTGAAGCATGCTGTCAATCAGCAAAAATAGAATTCTCAAACACcagacattttcaaaagaatgtcACAACACCAGAATATTCACACATGCAAGTTATGGTATCTTTGACATAGCCTTAGATATGATAGAAAACTCTGCAGGTCACAGGTTTGACATCTAACTTCTTACACATCTAGCGATAAAACTCAGTACTTCCAGAGTGGTGAAAAGGCCAGTAAATCTTCTATACAACATATATCAACAAAAATCACTCGTGAAGTATTTGATTAAGAACTCTATGCAAATATCTGAAATAACATCCATTTCAGTGTTGACTAAATTGCATTGTCAATATGCCAGGCAAACTTGATTGAAATAGAATgtccttttttcagtattttgctCATAGCAAACGGCATGTCTGTTAGTTCAGAACGTTCGTTGCAACAATCTCTAGCCTGAAGCttgactctctcacagccctcGTCCGCTACGCAGCTCTGTCCTCAACCATATGGTGATGCACCCTCAACGGCCTTTCTAGCAAGCGAGACTCACTGAGCCAGCCGGGTTATAGCTTAGCGGAACTTTCCGGCTCACTGAGCCGAGCAAAGCTCGGCTAACTGCTGAGGGCGCTAGTATGGTCGAAGGTGTAGCCGgcaaggggctgtgagagagtctagccTGAACCCGGATTCTGTTCTACAACTTTAAATGGTATTAGTGTTCAAGCTGTATTTGTATGGCTGATATACATATCAACTCAAAACTCAACTGAAGAAAACAAGAATATCATTATGCAATTGTTATGATGTCAAACAAAGTCCGATTTCATATCAGGGATAATCCCAGTACAGTATATCATCATATTAATCCAACAAACAGTTTttacttttcacaaaaatacaaacacttGAGAATATATCAGAAGTGACTTCAAACCACAGATTTGAACCAAGTGTACTGTCCATACTTGTGAACAGTTTTTGATCACcataaattgatttgttttcttttgcattTAAAGACTTTACAAACAGTAAACATAAAATGGTTTTAGCAGTGACACCAAAAGCTTGCAGTgctaatatacatgtacacaagggAAACATGCGACCATTGATATGTCTCAGGACATTTCAGGCTTTCCAGCGCCAGTAAATTTGGCATTTCCAAACCAAACCCACCGGACTATGATAACCATCAGTGCCGTtaaaacacaaattttatacATAATGCTGCAAGTGCTGAAGTGGGTGAAtgaaaaacttcatttaattaTTGCTTTAAATAAAGAGGAGATTATAtgcaacatgaatatctttgatTGTGTTTATACAAAACAGCAGCAAATTGTGATTGCATATACCTTCATGTAGTGTCACAGGGCACAGAAGTCAGTCCCCCTGGGTGGGGGAGGGGTGGGGAGGGatgggttttttgtgcaacggtttactttatttgattttattaattttgacagtgatatttcaaataaagatttcaactccGTCTGActactttctttattactaaaTTAATAGtccaaattaataaaattacatgtaatcaAGAAGGCAGTCAcacggtttggagttgaactctttatttgaaatatcactgtcaaaattaataaaatcaaataaagtaaaccgttgcacCAAAAAACCCATCCCACCCCACCCCAGGGGAATGATTTCTGTACCCTGTGGTAGTGTCAATGTCTTTAAGACATGTAATCAGAgaacatttttgaaaagctgTATGACAATAAACAGTGTGTACCTTTTTCCATTGAGAAACAATGCCCAtaaaacatatgcaaagtatTCTCAGGCATGGCCTTTTCTACATCTTTCTGTCTACAATAGAATCTCGCTGAAACTTTTTTAACCCCTATCATGTCAGCCAGTGTGCCCCCTAAGCCAGTATAATGTGCCACCATGCAAGCAAATTGCCCGTGACTCTCATTTGTAAAGATACAGGGCTGACGCAAAGAAATTTCCTCAATATCTCAAATTGACGCAAAGTTCCAAGAAGTCATATTTTGTTATAGGGCACAATGATGCCAGCCCTAACCCTTTTCCATCTACGACGAAGTAAATTATAAAAGGTGTATTGAGTTTAAACATGTAACGAATGTAATGGTTGGTTTATCATGTCTACAGTATCTGTGTTTCAGACATTCAAGTATTTGTTAAATGCAGCATATGGGACACACCGTGCTTGACTGGTTTCAAGCAGCTTGAGCTGATGATATGAACTTGAGCTTTGGTTGaagaaatttaaacattttactTCTTGCAGGGATTCAGCTAGTGGACGCACATATTGTTACATTGCGAACGATTGGTAAATGGAGGTGTGTGTTTCGTCTATGTGCAGAAACCTTCTGCGTTTCTGTGACACCCACAGTCAGTGATATACATGGAATCATATTGGCACTCTGGCTGCAAAGATGTgatatgatacatgtatgtgtgtcacAGTGTGTGATGTGTTTTACTGGCATGTGGTATAATGGACTGATCGTAAGATGTCTTCTCAAACGATACATGCGCTGCAAGTTACACAGTGGGTCTCAAATCAGTTTTCATGAGGCTAGTATTCCAAAGTGATTGCAACATTATATGATACCAGACCATTCAAATTTCCAACAGTTGGCTGACTGAAGGTGGCGTTGCACTAAACTAcccacatttttttcaaagcaatatttctttcaaaagatgacatactttgttttcaaaaagcagagattACATTGTGCCAAGTTCTCTGCATACTGAGATCCAAAGATTTCCAATACGATGCCTAAGTTAGAGAAATTGATAAGATGATAAGGAGCTTTTCTCAACCTGCAGAATGTGTTCACTCTCGTCCCGCTttggaaaataatgaaattgggTCTGTGAGTTTGACAAGGAAAAGGGCGTGTCGGAGAATTTTGTGAAGTTGGGGtgtaaagagcgccctcaaacaggaTATGAGATGCACTGTTTGTTTTCACAAGTTTGATTGCATGAAGGCAGAAGCGCTTCTAACCACAATGATCTGCTGTCAACCAACTCGCTAAAATATTGAAGACCGCTAcacaaatagagaaaaaaagacTTTTATTACAAAGTCAGTTGGTTTACATTATATTAAACGCATATGACAATAACAAAATAATGGGCAAGGTAATCCGTATAAGGATTTTTGTCGGGATCGCTTCTGACAAGTATCTGAGGTGAGTAAATAAACTCCGTTCTACATGTTCTATGCTCTTGTGTTGTAAAACAATATCTACATTTACTGTTAATGCGCCAAAAACATATTCTATTttacatcttatttgagtgatttttgtacatttttgtaaaaatgtgaaatgtgaGAATTCTGGTCGTTAGCGGACGAGACCTTATAACCCCCAGAGTTATGCAAACATAGTACAGGGAGGACCCTTTGGCGGAAAAATGTCAGTGGGAAAAGTGTTCTAATACACGTCGTTTAAATTTCTGTTAGTCAAGCACCACTGCACTGCACGGCACGGCACAGCACTCATCAAGTACAAAAATATCTCACATAAAAAAGCAGCTTTCCAAGTATTTCTGGCGACCAAACATACATTTGCGCGGTGGGACGTTGAGTTAGTATTTTCTGTGTCATCAAATCCCATATATCAAGGAAAAATCCTTCGGCAGGCAAACACTGCGGTAGGTTTTAATGCTGTAAGCGTTCTCAGCTCATGCACGACGTCTTCAAGATGCGTCGTCTACGCTCATGAGATTGCGATGATACAATTTACATCTTCACAAGTAAAGAGAGAGACTGGCGAACAAGCTGGTGTGCAAATCAAGGCGATGAACCGATTAAACAGTTACGCGAAGCGCTGTAGGGCtattcaatgaaatatgtagtatttcaacatgattgACTATATTATTCAATTGTTCCTACAGAAGTCCAAGAGATGTCGCATTTCAAAGGAATAATATctgtactttttacaatattttctgtactttttgttCCAGAAAGTACATTTATAGTTTATTCTGCTCCCTCAAGTGTGTTTAGGATCAAAGTGTAAGCCTcgcaaacacacaaaaaaaactgtgtAATGCAATATCATTGTGGACAAACAAAGCCAGTCCACACTTAACTTCAGATGCCAATAATAACATTGAAAATAATACCACAAATACAGTCTTAGTTGTAAATATAACCCTCGACATTTTAACATGGCATTTGGATAGAACAACAAACCGAATTTTACAATCGGGATATAATACTGGAAAATTATCACGAGATAGCGAGGCCATACAAAGAACAACGCACGTGTTCTATCTCCCTAATTAGAGTCAAAGGATCGTGATTTCTTcaattgtttgttgtttttctttaacGTTTTCGGCCTGCTTGTCTTGAGTACAAGGACTTCACTCAAGGGCGTTGTCCGATACACCGAGCTTGAAATCACTCTAGTGGGAACGCTGATCGCTGCCATCGGCAACGGGGTGCGCGTTGTCAGGCAAACTGAACTCCTCCTGCCGTCGATAGGGTCTGCCTTCCCGCGCAGTTTGTATTTTCGAAGACTGTATTGCGTTGTTGGCCGTGGTGCGTCTGACAAAGGCTTAAGATCTGGAAGATTCTTCGACCTCAGTGACGATATTTTAGTTGGACCAATATTTTCTTTAACTGacaaagagagagaaagaagggggttactcaatttttggtgcaaaataaaatgaaacaccTCTCACATTTCACcatcattgcacacatcaattccTCAAATTTTTCATACGAGAGGGAGACAACCCCTTTCGTGCTCGTCCCTATATACTATTGCTgtattattgtaaattttacaaattattgtattgaaatttgaattttctaaGTTTGGCGAGGGTCAGTCAAATTTTCTGTGTTTGAAAGgtggttactcaaattcatcctGATTGGCAGGCGGGTTACTCGAAATGTAGGAGTATCCAATGAAATTTCTACgacccccggccgtaaataatgacggctcccttggGCAGCACGCACCGGCGTTTTTAGTCGAACTGTTTAAGGCTTCAtgtaaatatatactttatgcTTCGTTCTTGTACACTTCAATTTAAAAGCTAATGCTCCATCATAAACTTGACATCAATCGTGAGGTAAAATTAGGCAACCACTTGGAGAAAGTTAAAATTCATTGACGAAATAAAACTTTGATCGTAGATGTGTCCTTCATCAACCTGAATCGTCATGTCTGATATAACTGTAAATACGTAAAGCAAAGTTTTTAACGAAAAGTGTACAAAAGAAATACTAAAACGGAAAGTGCAAAAGaaaatataagctctttttggtatttatatataaaaccaaatatgagctaaaaatgtgtaATTTGACCGCACGAATGAGTtcaagcatagacagtagaggggaggggCATCGATGCACAGAGTCAGAGCAGTGAGAGACGAGAGCTGTCCTTTGCGTGAAATACGTACCGAGTCCCAGCAACGTTTAATAGCATGGCACAAATTTCGTATCTGTAACTCATCCAGGGCTGAGATCAACGTCTTGACGGCGGCGTGGTCTCCTTCCTTCTGCCGCCACTGCCTGAACATCTGATGAATCTG
This genomic window from Ptychodera flava strain L36383 chromosome 10, AS_Pfla_20210202, whole genome shotgun sequence contains:
- the LOC139142293 gene encoding uncharacterized protein, with the translated sequence MLHRSDKMSDNTRHLLTNLPVEILEYIFQFCDIKTLTSIARTCKKLKTHADSEIIWKEKWRLTVSKYKLKLDTICLTGTRIYKDLCRRALLSCSPPNAGKNKFNCDCVEREVDSVIAYDVGSAMSWICWVGRFDKRGCPSMVAHLGHSTQGSYSKYRHEESKVDIDKLNQYLSSVGHPKISHRYIIGKDAKILSSMYPDLYRSDLYPMSRSQCLGKETKSQSLPDVLELPLDAVNAKERDTEDKEDSNFRRKSETAVVNSRLDFTPTSAETKQSALQNKLPLDIQGTWKDENRNHDCSPTAETVHSTAPKQEPFELHHVIVNGDINQINNFELILRHLFKQLTFGTHHYYHLHNTPMVILEPPNLSAESRDQLLHMMFQKLKVPRFSLYNKAMSLAPCLGLDTYLVVDSGAHSTVVTPVIDTKVQRHAVKFKPVGGYHISYRLADFVTDKGLIDEVLVDSFDSKVVKEECFLAYSPTTERQKRHSPRTVCVQKPGGLKARKETHKIDLGTERFLAPEDMYLHLGLPKMIQDAISACHQATHKSLLSRLILTGGNTQLTGFANRLSKDLKELMPKYADVIHVVHPSTNALSRALNAWTLHYKAAPLAYCKWITKEDYILHGSDVLQMKTNGIEKIADPCQHQA